One Fundidesulfovibrio putealis DSM 16056 DNA segment encodes these proteins:
- a CDS encoding heavy metal translocating P-type ATPase, which produces MEKTTLPIRGMHCASCSSRIERVVGQLPGVGQASVNLAAETMELQFDPTTITLPEVAERVKQLGFEAVLPEPPGAIRMSLGGMHCASCSRRIEAVVGGMEGVRAMRVNLATETGELELSPEGPSLEAVIDRIATLGFTAAVLPDEDESRFETQQREAALRLEAQRRALIPQLGLGALILLVAMGPMVGMPLPAIISPDTSPAAYALTQLALTAPLLWLGRRFYLDGVPALLRGGPNMDSLIALGTGAAFLASLWSTLEILLQHGADHKVHELYYESAAVIIALISLGKYFEARSKAKTTEAVKALLSLAPDTATRLTDAGSETVPVKLVRPGDRLLVRPGERVPVDGVVLEGASEVDESMLTGESLPVPKNPGDPLASGTQNSLGALTMRAERVGPDTVLARIVRLVRDAQGSKAPIASLADRVSLYFVPTVMALAVCAAGAWLLAGEGWPFALRIFVSVMVIACPCAMGLATPTSIMVGTGRGAGMGVLIKSGQALESASAVSAVVLDKTGTLTLGHPVVTDVLPVPGETKDFLLGRAAAVEALSAHPLGQAVVQAAQARDLDLPPASDAKAVPGQGVEAHVLGARVLVGRHAWLSGEGAAVPADLLEQGERLSAEGKTPLYVAEGGRMLGILAVADALRPEAPQVIRQLSDMGIRVVMLTGDNPRTAAAIAAQAGVTEVFAEVAPEGKAAKVNELKAQGLTVAMVGDGINDAPALATADVGMSMGTGIDVAIETGDIVLMRGDLRGVVTALKLAKATVRNIKQNLFWAFAYNVLGIPVAAGVLYAFGGPTLSPMIAGAAMAMSSVSVVSNALRLRFFKG; this is translated from the coding sequence ATGGAAAAAACCACCCTGCCCATTCGAGGCATGCACTGCGCCTCCTGTTCCAGCCGCATCGAGCGCGTGGTGGGCCAGCTGCCCGGCGTCGGGCAGGCCAGCGTCAACCTCGCCGCCGAGACAATGGAACTCCAGTTCGATCCGACAACCATCACGCTGCCCGAGGTGGCCGAGCGGGTAAAGCAGCTGGGCTTCGAGGCCGTGCTGCCCGAGCCCCCCGGCGCGATCCGCATGAGCCTGGGCGGCATGCACTGCGCGTCCTGCTCGCGGCGCATCGAGGCCGTGGTGGGCGGCATGGAGGGCGTTCGCGCCATGCGCGTCAATCTGGCCACGGAGACCGGCGAGCTGGAACTCTCTCCCGAAGGCCCGTCGCTGGAAGCGGTCATAGATCGCATCGCAACGCTCGGCTTCACCGCAGCCGTTCTGCCAGATGAGGACGAGTCCCGCTTCGAGACCCAGCAGCGCGAAGCGGCTCTTCGCCTGGAGGCCCAACGCCGTGCGCTCATCCCCCAGCTTGGCCTGGGGGCGCTCATCCTGCTGGTGGCCATGGGGCCGATGGTGGGCATGCCCCTGCCTGCGATCATCTCGCCGGACACGTCTCCCGCCGCGTATGCGCTCACGCAACTGGCGCTCACCGCGCCGCTTCTGTGGCTGGGGCGGCGCTTCTACCTGGACGGCGTCCCGGCGCTCCTGCGCGGCGGCCCCAACATGGACTCGCTCATTGCGCTGGGCACGGGCGCGGCCTTCCTGGCCTCGCTGTGGAGCACCCTGGAGATCCTGCTCCAGCACGGCGCGGACCACAAGGTCCACGAGCTCTACTACGAGTCGGCAGCGGTGATCATCGCGCTCATCTCGTTGGGCAAATATTTCGAGGCGCGCTCCAAGGCCAAGACCACCGAGGCCGTGAAGGCGCTCCTGTCCCTGGCTCCGGACACGGCCACGCGGCTCACCGACGCTGGTTCGGAAACCGTGCCCGTGAAGCTGGTGCGCCCTGGCGACCGCCTGCTGGTGCGCCCCGGCGAGCGCGTGCCTGTTGACGGTGTGGTGCTGGAGGGTGCGTCCGAAGTGGATGAGTCCATGCTGACCGGCGAGAGCCTGCCCGTGCCCAAGAACCCCGGCGACCCGCTGGCCTCGGGTACGCAAAACTCGCTTGGCGCGCTGACCATGCGCGCCGAGCGCGTGGGGCCGGACACGGTGCTGGCGCGCATCGTGCGGCTGGTGCGCGACGCGCAAGGCTCCAAGGCTCCCATCGCCAGTTTGGCCGACCGGGTCAGCCTGTATTTCGTGCCCACGGTCATGGCCCTGGCCGTGTGCGCGGCGGGCGCGTGGCTGCTGGCCGGGGAGGGCTGGCCCTTTGCGCTGCGCATCTTCGTGTCCGTCATGGTGATCGCCTGTCCGTGCGCCATGGGGCTGGCCACGCCCACGTCCATCATGGTGGGCACGGGGCGCGGGGCGGGCATGGGCGTCCTGATAAAGAGCGGGCAGGCCCTGGAGTCCGCAAGCGCCGTGTCCGCCGTGGTGCTGGACAAAACCGGCACCCTGACTCTTGGCCATCCCGTGGTGACTGACGTGCTGCCGGTTCCAGGCGAAACCAAGGACTTCCTGCTGGGCCGCGCCGCCGCCGTGGAGGCTTTGTCCGCGCATCCGCTGGGGCAGGCCGTGGTGCAGGCCGCCCAGGCGCGCGACCTGGACCTGCCTCCGGCGTCCGACGCCAAGGCCGTGCCCGGCCAGGGCGTGGAGGCGCACGTGCTCGGCGCACGGGTGCTGGTGGGGCGTCACGCCTGGCTTTCGGGCGAGGGCGCTGCCGTGCCTGCCGACCTGCTGGAGCAGGGCGAGCGGTTGTCCGCCGAGGGCAAGACGCCGCTCTACGTGGCCGAGGGAGGCCGGATGCTGGGCATCCTGGCCGTGGCCGACGCCCTGCGTCCGGAAGCGCCGCAGGTCATCAGGCAGCTTTCAGACATGGGCATCCGTGTGGTGATGCTCACAGGCGACAACCCGCGCACGGCGGCGGCAATCGCCGCCCAGGCCGGGGTGACCGAGGTGTTCGCGGAGGTCGCGCCAGAGGGCAAGGCCGCCAAGGTGAACGAGCTGAAGGCCCAGGGGCTGACCGTGGCCATGGTGGGCGACGGCATCAACGACGCCCCGGCCCTGGCCACGGCGGATGTGGGCATGTCCATGGGCACGGGCATCGACGTGGCCATCGAAACGGGCGACATCGTGCTCATGCGCGGGGACCTGCGCGGGGTGGTCACGGCGCTGAAGCTGGCCAAGGCCACGGTGCGAAACATCAAGCAGAACCTGTTCTGGGCGTTCGCCTACAACGTGCTGGGGATTCCCGTGGCAGCCGGGGTGCTGTACGCCTTCGGCGGGCCGACGCTCTCGCCCATGATCGCAGGAGCGGCCATGGCCATGAGTTCGGTGTCGGTGGTGAGCAACGCGCTGCGGCTGCGCTTCTTCAAGGGGTGA
- a CDS encoding helix-turn-helix domain-containing protein, with protein sequence MSRHTNHTILEKDGVPAFVVVPYEEYLELLGEQDDDLLLPHEVVVAHGVDGKSLVRAWREYKGLTQADVATRLGISQSAYAQMERPDANLRRVTLAKLAGALGVEIGQLRL encoded by the coding sequence ATGAGCAGACATACTAACCACACTATTCTCGAAAAAGACGGTGTACCCGCCTTCGTCGTCGTGCCTTACGAAGAATATCTCGAATTGTTGGGGGAACAGGACGACGACCTGCTTCTTCCCCATGAGGTGGTCGTGGCGCACGGCGTGGACGGCAAGAGCCTTGTCCGGGCTTGGCGCGAATACAAGGGGCTGACGCAGGCCGATGTCGCGACGCGCCTTGGAATCAGTCAGTCGGCGTATGCTCAGATGGAGCGGCCCGATGCGAACCTGCGCAGGGTGACGCTTGCCAAGTTGGCGGGGGCGCTGGGCGTTGAGATAGGCCAACTCCGGCTATAG
- a CDS encoding cupin domain-containing protein — MKPIDLLPAAASIDALWSPRVAAKINDTYVKLARIQGEFVWHAHEAEDEMFVVLSGRLCIKFRDSDVWLDAGQAIAIPRGVEHCPFAPEEVRIMLIEPASTVNTGDAGGDARTQDAPVWL, encoded by the coding sequence ATGAAGCCAATCGACCTCCTCCCCGCTGCCGCGTCCATCGACGCCCTCTGGTCGCCGCGCGTGGCCGCGAAAATAAACGACACCTACGTCAAGCTCGCCCGCATCCAGGGCGAATTCGTCTGGCACGCCCACGAGGCCGAGGACGAGATGTTCGTGGTGCTCTCCGGCAGGCTGTGCATAAAGTTCCGCGACAGCGACGTGTGGCTGGACGCAGGCCAGGCCATCGCCATCCCGCGCGGCGTTGAGCACTGCCCGTTTGCCCCGGAAGAGGTGCGCATCATGCTGATAGAACCGGCCAGCACCGTGAACACCGGCGACGCAGGCGGCGACGCGCGCACGCAGGACGCGCCGGTCTGGCTATAG
- a CDS encoding type II toxin-antitoxin system Phd/YefM family antitoxin: MNATTYSTARAKLSEIMDRVCDDHDPCIITRCKGKQVVIVNQEDYEDTIKRCSTAPETTS; encoded by the coding sequence ATGAACGCCACCACCTACTCCACCGCCCGCGCCAAGCTTTCCGAAATCATGGACCGCGTCTGCGACGACCACGATCCCTGCATCATCACCCGTTGCAAGGGCAAGCAGGTCGTCATCGTCAATCAGGAAGATTACGAAGACACGATAAAGCGCTGCTCCACCGCACCGGAGACCACATCATGA
- a CDS encoding GGDEF domain-containing protein translates to MRLTRHDLIAGEHALKDALQAFVSFKSYSLYFPPPDSSGEQFEAEYLRGEQKLLLPLTLDGEFLGMFMARGMKSIPKTSLALLTQAATLCLENLRLAKACRTDSVTGLLNRGCLMSAMEREIELVQACILPGSASCLDTPGEARGGFGLVLLDVDFFSWVNQNYGYLFGETLLKKLGELLARKAPEDALCARLDGDVFAALLPGASAARCQDLAESLRAAVAEEIFEYPVNGERIRLTVSAGFSLYPRDLHGGQLASPIGEAVRILVQKARKTLACAKDLGRDQVMSFSKLLREGGQVLESLPLGRLAVSLGKAVDAKEGQRFLVWSPRTGAAQPLGRAGERVSGRYPSMVKGEIILMETQEDVSFAEVLHLTDASWPIEPGDRLLLAQEPEDLFAAEADPAAPPQRDMVSGLLGHRDFIRHITQVREAQSVFTLALVRLPDSGKDRQSGSASPAEARVQEVAALCREVFGSQVQGGRFSTGSLILYVPGLDPLVLRERFAAFMEQAESRLDLRLAVGLAGYPFLNFGKADVLENCRKALDHSLLIASGPQLAVFDSISLTISADRLFTIGDVYGAVEDYKLALLADEHNLLARNSLGICLARLGRMAQAKAEFERVLSKEPRNIMALYNLGHACHRLGEEAQARKAFQRCLKLNPQDVYCLLRLGRMAEDTGKLTNARKYYEKAAALPSGKGLTMRHLARVELAQGHTDQGREYLHQALLHDPKDAFSLNLLARLYLDGGEDPAIAEALARQSAALRPDQKQFWRDLARALEKQGKVDEAQQAMGRG, encoded by the coding sequence ATGCGCCTCACCCGCCACGACCTCATCGCCGGAGAGCACGCCCTGAAGGACGCGCTCCAGGCCTTCGTGAGCTTCAAATCCTACAGCCTCTACTTCCCGCCGCCGGACTCCTCGGGCGAACAGTTCGAGGCCGAGTACCTGCGCGGCGAACAGAAGCTGTTGCTGCCGCTCACGCTGGACGGCGAATTTCTGGGCATGTTCATGGCGCGCGGTATGAAATCCATCCCCAAGACCTCGCTTGCGCTGCTCACGCAGGCGGCGACGCTGTGCCTGGAGAACCTGCGCCTGGCCAAGGCCTGCCGCACCGACTCCGTGACCGGGCTCTTGAACCGTGGATGCCTGATGTCCGCCATGGAGCGCGAGATCGAGCTGGTGCAGGCCTGCATCCTGCCCGGCTCGGCCAGCTGCCTGGACACGCCCGGCGAGGCCCGGGGCGGCTTCGGGCTGGTGCTCCTGGACGTGGACTTCTTCTCCTGGGTGAACCAGAACTACGGTTACCTCTTCGGCGAGACCCTGCTCAAGAAGCTCGGCGAGCTCCTGGCCCGCAAGGCCCCGGAGGACGCCCTGTGCGCCCGCCTGGACGGCGACGTGTTCGCGGCGCTCCTGCCCGGAGCCTCCGCCGCGCGCTGCCAGGATCTGGCCGAGTCGCTTCGCGCGGCAGTGGCCGAGGAAATCTTCGAGTATCCGGTCAACGGCGAGCGCATCCGCCTCACCGTGAGCGCCGGGTTCTCCCTCTACCCGCGCGACCTCCACGGCGGCCAGCTGGCCTCGCCCATCGGCGAGGCCGTGCGCATCCTGGTGCAGAAGGCCCGCAAGACCCTGGCCTGCGCCAAGGACCTCGGGCGCGATCAGGTGATGAGCTTCTCGAAACTTTTGCGCGAGGGCGGGCAGGTGCTGGAGTCGCTGCCGCTTGGCCGCCTGGCCGTGAGCCTGGGCAAGGCCGTGGACGCCAAGGAGGGCCAGCGCTTCCTGGTGTGGTCGCCCCGAACGGGCGCGGCCCAGCCGCTGGGGCGCGCCGGGGAGCGGGTGTCCGGGCGCTATCCGTCCATGGTCAAGGGCGAGATCATCCTCATGGAAACCCAGGAGGACGTGTCCTTCGCCGAGGTTTTGCACCTCACCGACGCCTCCTGGCCCATCGAGCCGGGCGACCGGTTGCTGCTGGCCCAGGAACCCGAGGACCTCTTCGCCGCCGAGGCCGACCCGGCTGCGCCGCCGCAGCGCGACATGGTCAGCGGCCTGCTGGGCCACCGGGATTTCATCCGCCACATCACCCAGGTGCGCGAGGCCCAGAGCGTGTTCACCCTGGCCCTGGTGCGCCTGCCCGATTCCGGCAAGGACCGCCAGTCCGGGAGCGCGTCCCCGGCCGAAGCCCGCGTGCAGGAAGTGGCCGCGCTCTGCCGGGAGGTCTTCGGCTCCCAGGTGCAGGGCGGGCGCTTCTCCACCGGCAGCCTGATCCTCTACGTGCCGGGGCTTGATCCGCTGGTGCTGCGCGAGCGCTTCGCCGCCTTCATGGAGCAGGCCGAGTCGCGCCTGGACCTCAGGTTGGCCGTGGGGCTGGCCGGGTATCCGTTCCTGAATTTCGGCAAGGCCGACGTGCTGGAGAACTGCCGCAAGGCCCTGGACCACTCGCTGCTCATCGCCAGCGGCCCGCAGCTGGCCGTGTTCGACTCCATCTCCCTGACCATAAGCGCCGACCGGCTGTTCACCATCGGCGACGTGTACGGGGCCGTGGAGGACTACAAGCTGGCGCTGCTGGCCGACGAGCACAACCTGCTGGCGCGCAATTCGCTGGGTATTTGTCTGGCGCGCCTGGGGCGCATGGCCCAGGCCAAGGCCGAGTTCGAGCGGGTGCTCTCCAAGGAGCCGCGCAACATCATGGCGCTCTACAACCTGGGCCACGCCTGCCACCGCCTGGGCGAGGAAGCCCAGGCCCGCAAGGCCTTCCAGCGCTGCCTGAAGCTGAACCCCCAGGACGTGTACTGCCTCCTGCGCCTGGGCCGCATGGCCGAGGACACCGGCAAGCTGACCAACGCGCGCAAGTACTACGAGAAGGCGGCGGCGCTGCCGTCCGGCAAGGGGCTGACCATGCGGCATCTGGCGCGCGTGGAGCTGGCCCAGGGGCACACCGACCAGGGCCGCGAGTACCTGCATCAGGCGCTGCTGCACGACCCCAAGGACGCGTTTTCGTTGAACCTGCTGGCGCGGCTGTATCTGGACGGCGGCGAAGATCCTGCAATCGCCGAAGCGCTGGCGAGGCAGAGCGCGGCCCTGCGGCCCGATCAGAAGCAGTTCTGGCGCGATCTGGCGCGTGCGCTGGAGAAACAGGGCAAGGTTGATGAGGCGCAGCAGGCCATGGGGCGGGGGTAG
- a CDS encoding nitroreductase family protein, with product MQHNPVLEAIRQRRSIRRFTPEPVSLAEIEAILDAGRWAPSGLNNQPWRFLVVRPGEPRQDALARHTKYAHLVRGAQALFCVFLDREVVYNRAKDLQSIGACLQNMLLAVHALGLGGVWLGEIINQEPEVTRALGFDERSLELMAVLAVGRPDQKGSSERKPLAELLLEPLSLADE from the coding sequence ATGCAGCACAATCCAGTACTCGAAGCCATCCGCCAGCGCCGCTCCATCAGGCGTTTCACGCCGGAGCCGGTGTCGCTCGCGGAGATCGAAGCCATTTTGGACGCGGGCCGCTGGGCTCCCAGCGGGCTGAACAACCAGCCCTGGCGCTTCCTGGTGGTCCGCCCCGGCGAACCCCGCCAGGATGCGCTGGCGCGCCACACCAAGTACGCCCATCTGGTACGCGGAGCCCAGGCGCTCTTCTGCGTGTTCCTGGACCGCGAGGTGGTGTACAACCGCGCCAAGGACCTTCAGAGCATCGGCGCGTGCCTGCAGAACATGCTGCTGGCCGTGCACGCGCTGGGTCTTGGAGGCGTGTGGCTGGGCGAGATCATAAACCAGGAGCCGGAAGTCACCAGGGCGCTGGGCTTCGACGAGCGCAGCCTGGAGCTGATGGCCGTTTTGGCCGTGGGCAGGCCGGACCAGAAAGGCTCGTCCGAACGAAAGCCGCTGGCCGAACTGCTGCTGGAGCCCCTGAGCCTGGCCGACGAATAA
- a CDS encoding MBL fold metallo-hydrolase, whose protein sequence is MKVEIFPLGPLETNSFLAIEGSSAVAVDVGGDPSSMLRFLKREGLTLTHILLTHLHFDHTFGVKALHDATGAVVLACAGDAPLMQTELGRGGFMGFPKVPEFSYAPVEEGEIELLGQPCKVLFTPGHTPGGVSYYFPKAGVVFAGDLLFYRSIGRTDFPGGSHQTLLDSVTTRIFPLPPDTVVYAGHGPETTVGDEKLHNPYFSDFAG, encoded by the coding sequence ATGAAGGTTGAGATTTTTCCGCTTGGACCGCTTGAGACCAACAGCTTCCTGGCCATCGAGGGTTCGAGCGCCGTGGCCGTGGACGTGGGGGGCGACCCTTCGTCCATGCTGCGCTTTCTCAAGCGCGAGGGCCTGACCCTGACCCACATACTGCTGACCCACCTGCACTTCGACCACACCTTCGGGGTCAAGGCCCTGCACGACGCCACGGGCGCGGTGGTGCTGGCCTGCGCCGGGGACGCCCCGCTGATGCAGACCGAGCTTGGCCGGGGCGGCTTCATGGGATTTCCCAAGGTGCCGGAGTTCTCCTACGCGCCGGTGGAGGAGGGCGAAATCGAGCTTCTGGGCCAGCCCTGCAAGGTGCTGTTCACGCCGGGGCATACGCCGGGCGGGGTGTCGTATTATTTCCCCAAGGCGGGCGTGGTGTTCGCGGGGGATTTGCTGTTCTACCGCTCCATCGGGCGTACGGACTTTCCCGGCGGCAGCCACCAGACCCTGCTTGATTCCGTGACGACCCGGATCTTCCCCCTGCCGCCGGATACGGTGGTCTACGCGGGGCACGGGCCGGAAACCACCGTGGGCGACGAGAAGCTGCACAACCCCTATTTCAGCGATTTCGCAGGGTAG
- a CDS encoding flavodoxin family protein, which translates to MKSIIPATLTQESPLVLACSPRKGGNSDAAAALLAEGLTAAGATPLLLRLRDLDITPCRGCQACGRDPEHRCVLMERDQSEELFRLIMAAPVLFFAAPIFYYHLPAMFKGFIDRGQRHYEARLAGDPALCALAPRQAHMCMVSGRPRGEKLFEGSLLTMRYFLWPFNVTLGEPLLLPGYDAPGDLSGDESARARVREFASGAWTAVGR; encoded by the coding sequence ATGAAGAGCATCATCCCGGCAACGCTCACGCAGGAGTCCCCCCTGGTGCTGGCGTGCAGCCCGCGCAAGGGCGGCAACTCGGACGCGGCCGCGGCGCTATTGGCCGAGGGGCTCACCGCCGCCGGAGCGACGCCCCTGCTGCTCCGCCTGCGCGACCTGGACATCACGCCCTGCCGGGGCTGCCAGGCCTGCGGGCGCGACCCCGAGCACCGCTGCGTGCTCATGGAGCGCGACCAGTCCGAGGAGCTGTTTCGGTTGATCATGGCCGCGCCCGTGCTGTTTTTCGCCGCGCCCATATTTTATTATCATCTCCCGGCCATGTTCAAAGGCTTCATCGACCGGGGACAGCGCCACTACGAGGCGCGGCTGGCAGGGGACCCGGCGCTTTGCGCCCTGGCTCCCAGGCAGGCCCACATGTGCATGGTCTCCGGGAGGCCGCGCGGCGAGAAACTGTTCGAGGGGTCGCTTCTGACCATGCGCTACTTCCTGTGGCCCTTCAACGTGACGCTCGGCGAACCGCTGCTCCTGCCGGGCTACGACGCGCCGGGCGATCTTTCGGGCGACGAGTCCGCGCGCGCAAGGGTGCGGGAGTTCGCGTCCGGGGCCTGGACGGCTGTCGGGCGCTGA
- a CDS encoding ComF family protein encodes MHGRLSLLLRGTWRSLAGARCRVCGLVTSGPGLCEACAKELRPRLTDYCPGCGALCETAGQPPSLCGACRAAPRPWTGMAFYAEYGGPLRRAILRLKFGGGLAGLGLLAELARHAYSLHRERPGGLDPMGPDLVVAVPMHWRKLLRRGYNQSQELARAVAGPLGVPVAGRALRKIRHTSPQSRLKAKERRTNLAGAFEADRELVGEKSVLLVDDVMTTGATLDAASRALLESGARRVDVLVLARD; translated from the coding sequence ATGCATGGCCGATTGAGCCTGCTGCTGCGCGGCACGTGGCGTTCCCTGGCCGGGGCGCGCTGCCGGGTGTGCGGTCTGGTCACCAGCGGGCCGGGCCTGTGCGAGGCCTGCGCGAAGGAGCTCAGGCCCCGCCTGACGGACTACTGTCCCGGCTGCGGCGCGCTCTGCGAGACCGCCGGACAGCCTCCGTCGCTGTGCGGGGCCTGCCGCGCGGCACCCAGGCCCTGGACCGGCATGGCGTTTTACGCCGAATACGGCGGCCCGCTGCGCCGGGCCATCCTGCGCCTGAAGTTCGGCGGAGGGCTTGCGGGCCTGGGCCTTCTGGCCGAGTTGGCGCGACACGCCTACAGCCTGCACCGGGAGCGCCCCGGCGGGCTGGACCCCATGGGGCCTGATCTGGTGGTCGCCGTGCCCATGCACTGGCGAAAGCTCCTGCGGCGCGGCTACAACCAGAGCCAGGAGCTGGCCAGGGCCGTGGCCGGGCCGCTGGGCGTCCCGGTTGCCGGGCGCGCGCTCAGGAAGATCCGCCACACCAGCCCCCAGAGCAGGCTGAAGGCCAAAGAGCGCCGCACGAACCTTGCCGGGGCCTTCGAGGCGGATAGAGAATTGGTGGGAGAAAAATCCGTGCTGCTGGTGGACGACGTGATGACCACCGGAGCCACGCTGGACGCGGCCTCGCGGGCGCTTCTGGAAAGCGGGGCCAGGCGCGTGGATGTGCTTGTTCTTGCTCGTGACTGA
- the rplU gene encoding 50S ribosomal protein L21, with translation MYAIVESGGKQYRVEEGTKITVEKLTVDAGAEVALEKVLLVGENTDLKVGSPYVDGAKVTCEVVEHLRGPKVVVFHKWRRNDSHKKTGHRQDLTTLKIKSITA, from the coding sequence ATGTACGCTATTGTTGAGTCCGGCGGTAAGCAGTACCGCGTTGAGGAAGGCACCAAGATCACCGTCGAGAAACTCACGGTTGATGCTGGCGCTGAAGTTGCCCTGGAAAAGGTGCTCCTGGTGGGCGAGAACACCGACCTGAAAGTCGGCTCTCCCTACGTGGACGGCGCCAAGGTGACCTGTGAAGTGGTCGAGCATCTGCGCGGCCCCAAGGTTGTGGTCTTCCACAAGTGGCGTCGCAACGACTCCCACAAGAAGACTGGTCACCGCCAGGATCTCACCACCCTGAAGATCAAGTCGATCACGGCCTAG